Proteins encoded in a region of the Haloarcula sp. CBA1129 genome:
- a CDS encoding transposase, producing MDSATLQDDPSVESFFNVAETETLALLEHLSFEFLAEFDVFAPAETGRTREHEPPELMRGFLHCYYKDIYGIRPVERELQNTVVWLSCGFDRPPSRDAVDRFLTDLEHVVGKVFDHLVEQAVWRGLLDLTYCIDSTDVRAMPADQDASKCYDPTDDEYYYGYGCTIVSTGQKIPIAAEFTESKQAPEETAMRVTRDALAVTKPRWMIGDSAYDTLDWHDHLLAAGVVPVAPYNARNTDDPKDIEYRVEDRIEEHSKDVQLKQSTLDETYNRRTGVERTNESVKDCGLGRTHARGRVHARAQVFLALCLRLVVAITNYERGDNPGSTLITV from the coding sequence ATGGACTCAGCGACCCTGCAAGATGATCCTTCGGTAGAGTCGTTCTTCAATGTCGCGGAGACGGAGACGTTAGCGTTGCTTGAGCATCTCTCCTTCGAGTTTCTCGCAGAGTTCGACGTGTTCGCCCCGGCGGAGACGGGGCGAACACGAGAGCACGAGCCACCAGAGCTGATGCGTGGCTTCCTCCATTGCTACTACAAGGACATCTACGGCATTCGTCCGGTTGAGCGGGAGCTTCAGAACACGGTAGTTTGGCTGAGCTGTGGCTTCGATCGACCGCCGTCAAGAGACGCGGTCGATCGCTTTCTCACCGATCTCGAACACGTCGTTGGCAAGGTCTTCGACCACCTCGTCGAGCAGGCCGTCTGGCGCGGCCTGCTCGACTTGACCTACTGCATTGATTCGACCGACGTGAGAGCGATGCCTGCCGATCAAGACGCTTCGAAGTGCTACGATCCCACCGACGACGAGTACTACTACGGCTACGGCTGTACGATCGTCTCGACCGGGCAAAAGATCCCAATTGCAGCCGAGTTCACCGAGAGCAAACAAGCGCCAGAGGAGACGGCGATGCGCGTCACGCGTGACGCGCTCGCCGTCACCAAGCCGAGATGGATGATTGGCGATAGCGCCTACGACACGCTCGACTGGCACGACCACCTGCTGGCCGCAGGGGTCGTGCCAGTCGCTCCGTACAACGCGCGAAACACCGACGATCCGAAAGACATCGAGTACAGGGTCGAAGACCGTATTGAGGAACACAGCAAGGACGTTCAGCTGAAGCAATCAACCTTAGACGAGACGTACAACCGCCGCACTGGAGTCGAACGAACCAACGAATCAGTCAAGGACTGCGGCCTCGGGCGAACGCACGCCCGAGGCCGCGTCCACGCCCGAGCACAGGTGTTTCTCGCCCTGTGTCTTCGTCTCGTCGTCGCAATCACCAACTACGAACGCGGAGACAATCCGGGAAGTACGCTCATCACGGTGTGA
- a CDS encoding oleate hydratase, with translation MTIHQHPHVTDRDAHFVGGGIASLAGAAFLIRDGNMPGENIHVYEKLDVVGGAMDGAGDPDEAYLIRGGRMFNYPTYECTWDLFESIPSLEDDSRSVKAVMDEFNEANPSYAKTRLMHEGERIDAGEYGLTRQHRQSIARLLLTPEPRLGDTRIEEWFDESFLETNFWYVWATIFAFQPWHSVAEVRRYMYRFLHEFPRLHTMEGIDRTKYNQYDSMILPLRRWLEDRGVSFEHGHEVTDMDIVPSRTGRTVERIYCETDSGTESVPVEPSDLVFVTNGSMTDGSSIGGMDEAPELNETGASWELWKSIAEDNPQFGNPSVFADNVTETKWESFTVTLHNTELFDHIVDFTNEEPGNGLVTYLGSNWLLSTVVAAQPHFANQPDDVKVFWGYALFPDREGNYVEKPMSECTGREILQELCYHLQCEDRLPELLDDVTCIPAMMPFITAHFQPREPGDRPEVVPDGSNNLAFLGQYAEQPRDVVFTVEYSVRSAMTAVYEMLDLDREVPSVTKHYRGCHRTLLTP, from the coding sequence ATGACTATCCACCAGCACCCACACGTCACTGACCGCGACGCACACTTCGTCGGGGGCGGTATCGCCTCCCTCGCTGGCGCAGCGTTCCTCATCCGGGACGGCAACATGCCCGGCGAGAACATCCATGTCTACGAAAAGCTGGACGTCGTCGGTGGCGCGATGGACGGGGCCGGCGACCCGGACGAGGCGTACCTCATTCGAGGTGGCCGGATGTTCAATTACCCGACGTACGAATGTACGTGGGACCTCTTCGAGTCCATCCCGTCGCTCGAAGACGATTCGCGGTCGGTCAAAGCCGTGATGGACGAGTTCAACGAAGCGAACCCCTCGTACGCGAAAACGCGGCTGATGCACGAGGGCGAACGAATCGACGCGGGCGAGTACGGACTGACGCGCCAGCACCGGCAGTCGATAGCTCGACTGCTCCTCACGCCCGAACCGCGACTCGGTGATACGCGCATCGAGGAGTGGTTCGACGAGTCCTTCCTTGAAACGAACTTCTGGTACGTCTGGGCGACCATCTTCGCGTTCCAGCCGTGGCACAGCGTCGCCGAAGTCCGACGGTACATGTACCGGTTCCTCCACGAGTTCCCGCGCCTGCACACCATGGAGGGCATCGACCGGACGAAGTACAACCAGTACGACTCGATGATCCTCCCGCTCCGGCGCTGGCTCGAAGACAGGGGCGTCAGCTTCGAGCACGGCCACGAAGTGACGGATATGGACATCGTCCCGTCGCGGACGGGGCGCACCGTCGAGCGAATATACTGTGAGACCGACAGCGGCACCGAATCGGTCCCCGTCGAGCCGTCCGACCTCGTGTTCGTGACGAACGGGTCGATGACCGACGGCTCGTCTATCGGCGGGATGGACGAGGCCCCGGAACTGAACGAAACCGGCGCGTCGTGGGAGCTGTGGAAGTCCATCGCCGAGGACAACCCACAGTTCGGCAATCCGTCGGTGTTCGCGGACAACGTCACGGAGACGAAATGGGAGTCGTTCACCGTCACCCTGCACAACACCGAGCTGTTCGACCACATCGTCGACTTCACGAACGAGGAGCCGGGTAACGGGCTCGTCACCTACCTCGGGTCGAACTGGCTGTTGTCGACGGTCGTCGCCGCCCAGCCACACTTCGCGAACCAGCCGGACGACGTGAAGGTGTTCTGGGGCTACGCGCTGTTCCCGGACCGCGAGGGGAACTACGTGGAGAAACCGATGTCCGAGTGTACCGGCCGGGAAATCCTGCAGGAACTGTGCTACCACCTGCAATGCGAGGACCGCCTCCCGGAGCTACTCGACGACGTGACCTGCATCCCGGCGATGATGCCGTTCATCACGGCGCACTTCCAGCCCCGAGAGCCCGGTGACAGGCCAGAGGTCGTACCGGACGGGTCGAACAATCTGGCGTTCCTCGGACAGTACGCCGAACAGCCGCGGGACGTCGTGTTCACTGTCGAGTATTCGGTTCGGTCGGCGATGACTGCCGTCTACGAGATGCTCGACCTCGACCGCGAGGTCCCCTCGGTGACCAAACACTACCGAGGGTGTCATAGAACTCTTCTCACACCGTGA
- a CDS encoding helix-turn-helix domain-containing protein, with translation MSVICEFELQSADMPLCAVAAELDTQLIVDSVVSGTTAEPALVFSATGVDPDALESALLGDESVVEFVAMDSAIVESRYRVVLDTNYVEMYTQLVDRQTYPMGALVTEHGWKVSTQFADRADLEAFRDTCQSRSVTFRPHRLCETEHGGDDYGLTAPQREALLAAHRLGYFTVPRGADLTELSAELDATASAISERLRRGTDQLIDHTIASSEQ, from the coding sequence ATGAGCGTCATCTGTGAATTCGAGTTGCAGTCCGCAGATATGCCGCTGTGTGCGGTCGCTGCCGAACTAGATACCCAACTGATCGTCGACAGCGTCGTCTCCGGAACGACTGCGGAACCGGCGCTCGTGTTCTCCGCGACGGGTGTCGACCCGGACGCACTCGAATCGGCGTTGCTCGGCGACGAGTCAGTCGTGGAGTTCGTCGCTATGGACTCGGCTATCGTCGAGTCCCGATATCGTGTCGTCCTCGATACGAACTACGTCGAGATGTACACCCAACTCGTCGACCGGCAGACGTATCCGATGGGTGCGCTCGTGACCGAACACGGGTGGAAGGTGAGCACGCAGTTCGCCGACCGAGCAGACCTCGAAGCGTTCCGGGACACCTGTCAGTCACGCAGTGTCACGTTCCGCCCGCACCGGCTCTGCGAGACGGAGCACGGCGGCGACGATTACGGGCTCACCGCGCCACAGCGAGAGGCGCTGCTGGCAGCCCACCGACTGGGGTATTTCACCGTCCCCCGCGGGGCAGATCTGACGGAACTCTCAGCGGAACTCGACGCGACGGCGTCCGCGATCTCAGAGCGCCTCCGCCGTGGGACGGACCAGTTGATCGACCACACGATTGCCAGTTCCGAACAGTGA